Genomic segment of Xylanivirga thermophila:
GTTTCGCCACAACTGCCAAGAGCAGCGTTGGCATGGAATAATTCCCGCTTTATAAACAGTTGGGTATTTCCTTCGGCTATGTTTGCGGAAATACTTCGACTGCTTCTAATGATTTGGTCAGTAAGCCGATACTGCTCATGGCTTGGAAATGCTTTAACCAATGCTTCTATTTCTTGTTCAAGAGCATTCGCCTTCTGCCAAACTTTAAGCGTCCTAAAATCCTTTATTACTAAACTTT
This window contains:
- a CDS encoding four helix bundle protein, which produces MSKSLVIKDFRTLKVWQKANALEQEIEALVKAFPSHEQYRLTDQIIRSSRSISANIAEGNTQLFIKRELFHANAALGSCGETRNHLLTAYQNNYISEEQYKILDEKFLEVIKMLYGYIKMLKSCLDNESVTIDL